The Candidatus Neomarinimicrobiota bacterium DNA window CTTTTAGTGAGCTTAAATAATAATCTATTACACTGTCAACAATAGCACCATTTAACAATCCTTCTTCAATCAGAGGAACAAACAATGGGCAAGCCTTCTGTATTACCTTAATATCAGGTTTCAAATTGTTCAACATCAATTTGTAAGTATCAGAATTCATTGTTGCAATCGTACCAATTACTCCTATAGTACCTTCTTTTGTCACTTCAACTGCCTTTTTGCATGCTGGCTCAACCACCCCTATTACCGGTACATTACATTTTAGCTTTAACTCTTCAAGGGCTATGCTCGATGAAGTGTTACAAGCTACAACAATAAATTTTACTCCGTTGTCCTCAAGAAATTGTGATATTTGCAATGAATATCTGATTACAGTTTCACTGCTCTTTGAACCATAAGGCACCCTCGCTGTATCACCAAAATAAACTATTTTCTCATATGGCAATATCTTTTTTATTTGTTTTACAACTGTTAACCCACCAAGTCCTGAATCAAAAATGCCAATAGGTCTATTGTTATCTACCACCAACAATTTCCTCTTCACATACTTTCTTGAATTCAATTATACTCTCACATAGAGTCTCAGCTATCATCTGTCTGTATTTGGAACTATTTAATTTCTTTTCATCAGCTGGATTTGTCATATATCCGATCTCACATAAAAGGCTCGGCATTGATGCGCCTATTAATACATAGAATCCCGCTTGCTTTACACCTCTATTTTTAAAGGGAACCTTCTCTTCAAAATTCTCTGAAACTATTTCAGCCAACCTTTCACTATCCTTCATATAAGCAGACAGCACCATATTAGCGAGAATGTTTGTTATGTCATCATAGCCCTTATATTTTTCCTGATCTTCCTTTGACTCGAGTCTAATTACAGAATTTTCCTTTTCTGCCACCGCAATTGCATCCTCGCTTTTACCAGGTCTTAAAAGATAAAATTCAATACCAGATACACGACTACTTTTGCGAGAAGCATTAACATGTAAACTTATAAATAACTTCCCATTCTCATTATTGGCTATCTGGGTTCTTTTCCATAGTGGTAGAAATACATCTTTCTTTCGTGTATAAACAACGCGTATCCCCTTTTTTTCAAGCAGTCTACCCAGTCTCAACGCAATATCAAGAACAATATCTTTCTCATTTAATCTATATCGTCTCCTGGGAGTACCTACATCCTTACCCCCATGTCCAGGATCCAGAACAACAGTGTCGATGTACCAAGAGCTTTTTGCCCTCTCTATTTTCTCTTTGATAACATTACTATCTGGGAAAAACAGAGAGGCAAGTATTTTACCTGTAGTATAATCATAATGAACATCAGAGGATATGAAATTCTTATTAAAATTAAAGATAATTTGTACTGACTCCCCTAATTGCAGAACTTTTATCCCTTCTATATAGACAGATTCATTTATAAATGGAATATTATTCGAATCAACTCTAGCACCATATATAGTCAGATAAAATTGTTGGTTATTATTCCTGAAATAATATGAAAAATCTTTATCTGAAAAAGGTTTATCAGCATCTATTATTACAACCAAACCATTGACCTTATCGGTGGCCTTTATTTTACTTATATTCCCAAGGACAAGAGTAGACGGCTTAAATAACCTGGATTTTCTATATATCGATACCTCAATGTTATCTTTATTAATCCTGAAGGACAGATTTGGGAAACCTGATATTTTTAATGCGTTCAAGAACCTACTGGCTGGAGCATATATATCGTTTCCAACTAATAACACTGGATATTTAATATTCACTACATCTGTACCGATAACAAGGAAAGAACTATTTATTGTAAACTTTATTATCTTTTTATCAATGAATATAAGCAACTTACCATTCTCAGGCCGATAATATGTCCTTGCACCAATCTTCTTCGTAAAATCATTCAACGATACGTATGAAATAGTATCATATTTTGCAATACGGACTCTGAA harbors:
- a CDS encoding glutamate racemase, with amino-acid sequence MVDNNRPIGIFDSGLGGLTVVKQIKKILPYEKIVYFGDTARVPYGSKSSETVIRYSLQISQFLEDNGVKFIVVACNTSSSIALEELKLKCNVPVIGVVEPACKKAVEVTKEGTIGVIGTIATMNSDTYKLMLNNLKPDIKVIQKACPLFVPLIEEGLLNGAIVDSVIDYYLSSLKGKIDTLILGCTHYPLLKDSIKNYFDSKVIIIDSSIEVANEVYRIFKKINLLADHDKDLEIEDRFFVSDYPQKFEEIASFFMGQRLKNIEKVFLE
- a CDS encoding N-acetylmuramoyl-L-alanine amidase, encoding MKNFLRVSGLIVLLANIAFSSYMSVNFPELNKNFRVRIAKYDTISYVSLNDFTKKIGARTYYRPENGKLLIFIDKKIIKFTINSSFLVIGTDVVNIKYPVLLVGNDIYAPASRFLNALKISGFPNLSFRINKDNIEVSIYRKSRLFKPSTLVLGNISKIKATDKVNGLVVIIDADKPFSDKDFSYYFRNNNQQFYLTIYGARVDSNNIPFINESVYIEGIKVLQLGESVQIIFNFNKNFISSDVHYDYTTGKILASLFFPDSNVIKEKIERAKSSWYIDTVVLDPGHGGKDVGTPRRRYRLNEKDIVLDIALRLGRLLEKKGIRVVYTRKKDVFLPLWKRTQIANNENGKLFISLHVNASRKSSRVSGIEFYLLRPGKSEDAIAVAEKENSVIRLESKEDQEKYKGYDDITNILANMVLSAYMKDSERLAEIVSENFEEKVPFKNRGVKQAGFYVLIGASMPSLLCEIGYMTNPADEKKLNSSKYRQMIAETLCESIIEFKKVCEEEIVGGR